The proteins below are encoded in one region of Microbispora sp. NBC_01189:
- a CDS encoding glycoside hydrolase family 127 protein, which produces MTEQKLSDPPPPGLGSREPTAPVAPVAPVAPRPGAVVALRPLGVHEARLDPGGLLGRWQRRNAEDTLPHCVDNLHAHGNIANLRAAAGESGDAFAGMWFADSDVHKTLEGAAWELASSPGDASLRSFVDDTTALLARAQRPDGYLNSYFTVAAPDERWRRPEWSHELYCAGHLLQAAVAAARTGVSPDLAAVARRFADLLVERFGPGGAEEVCGHPEIETALAELYRLTGHRPYLDLARRFLDLRGRGLLGPGRFGPAYYQDHVPVREAAEVTGHAVRQLYLLAGMVDVGVETGDHTLLDAAERLWEDAVHRRTYVTGAHGSRHRDEAYGDPYELPPDRAYAETCAAIASFQWNWRLLLATGRARYADEMERALYNAVAVAVSLDGRHFFYSNPLQSRTGHTGSGEEGQARRLPWYSCACCPPNIARLMASLHGYLATAGGDGLQIHLYAAGSVTAEIAGAAVRVDVRTEYPWQGRIELTVTSEADAPWTLALRVPEWCDAYAVRIGGGPVTAPARDGYVRLTRIWAPGTTVVLDLEMPVRRVTAHPRVDAVRGCVALARGPLVYCLEQADLPPGTVLEDVRLDPAVAVEAGRREDLPEFPVVLTAGGTLAEPGASLYADAPARERHGAPLTLTAVPYFLWGNRSEGPMRVWIPVAARG; this is translated from the coding sequence ATGACCGAGCAGAAGCTGTCAGACCCCCCGCCCCCCGGCCTCGGCTCACGGGAGCCCACCGCCCCGGTCGCACCGGTCGCACCGGTCGCGCCCCGGCCCGGCGCCGTCGTCGCGCTGCGGCCGCTCGGCGTGCACGAGGCCCGGCTGGACCCCGGCGGCCTCCTGGGGCGGTGGCAGCGGCGCAACGCCGAGGACACGCTCCCGCACTGCGTGGACAACCTGCACGCCCACGGCAACATCGCCAACCTCCGCGCGGCGGCGGGCGAGTCCGGCGACGCCTTCGCGGGCATGTGGTTCGCCGACTCCGACGTCCACAAGACGCTGGAGGGCGCGGCCTGGGAGCTCGCCTCCTCGCCCGGCGACGCCTCGCTGCGGTCGTTCGTCGACGACACGACCGCGCTGCTCGCCCGCGCCCAGCGGCCGGACGGCTACCTCAACTCCTACTTCACCGTCGCCGCGCCGGACGAACGCTGGCGCAGGCCGGAGTGGAGCCACGAGCTGTACTGCGCCGGTCACCTCCTCCAGGCCGCCGTCGCCGCCGCGAGGACCGGCGTCAGCCCCGACCTGGCGGCCGTCGCCCGCCGTTTCGCCGACCTGCTGGTGGAGCGCTTCGGGCCGGGCGGCGCCGAGGAGGTCTGCGGGCACCCGGAGATCGAGACCGCGCTCGCCGAGCTGTACCGGCTGACCGGGCACCGGCCCTACCTCGACCTGGCCCGCCGGTTCCTCGACCTGCGCGGACGGGGACTGCTCGGGCCCGGCCGGTTCGGCCCCGCGTACTACCAGGACCACGTGCCCGTACGCGAGGCGGCGGAGGTCACCGGGCACGCCGTACGGCAGCTCTATCTCCTCGCCGGGATGGTCGACGTCGGCGTGGAGACCGGCGACCACACGCTGCTGGACGCGGCGGAGCGATTGTGGGAGGACGCCGTGCACCGGCGCACCTACGTCACCGGGGCGCACGGGTCGCGCCACCGCGACGAGGCGTACGGCGATCCGTACGAACTGCCGCCGGACCGGGCGTACGCCGAGACCTGCGCGGCGATCGCGAGCTTCCAGTGGAACTGGCGGCTGCTGCTGGCGACCGGCCGCGCCCGGTACGCCGACGAGATGGAGCGGGCGCTGTACAACGCGGTCGCCGTCGCCGTGTCTCTCGACGGCAGGCACTTCTTCTACTCCAACCCCCTGCAGTCGCGCACCGGCCACACCGGCTCCGGGGAGGAGGGGCAGGCGCGGCGGCTGCCGTGGTACTCCTGCGCCTGCTGCCCGCCCAACATCGCCCGGCTGATGGCCTCGCTGCACGGCTACCTTGCCACGGCCGGCGGCGACGGCCTGCAGATCCACCTGTACGCCGCGGGCAGCGTGACCGCCGAGATCGCCGGGGCCGCCGTGCGGGTGGACGTGCGCACCGAATACCCGTGGCAGGGCCGGATCGAGCTCACCGTGACGTCCGAGGCGGACGCCCCCTGGACGCTCGCGCTGCGCGTGCCGGAATGGTGCGACGCGTACGCGGTCCGGATCGGCGGCGGACCGGTGACCGCCCCCGCCCGGGACGGCTACGTACGGCTCACCCGGATTTGGGCGCCGGGCACGACGGTCGTCCTCGACCTGGAGATGCCGGTCCGGCGGGTGACCGCGCATCCCCGGGTGGACGCGGTGCGCGGCTGCGTCGCCCTGGCCCGGGGACCGCTCGTCTACTGCCTGGAGCAGGCCGACCTGCCGCCCGGCACGGTGCTGGAGGACGTGCGGCTCGACCCCGCCGTCGCCGTCGAGGCGGGACGCCGGGAGGACCTGCCGGAGTTCCCGGTCGTCCTCACCGCCGGCGGCACGCTCGCCGAGCCCGGCGCCTCCCTGTACGCCGACGCGCCCGCGAGGGAGCGTCACGGCGCCCCGCTCACCCTCACGGCGGTGCCGTACTTCCTGTGGGGCAACCGGAGCGAGGGCCCGATGCGGGTCTGGATCCCGGTCGCCGCCAGGGGATGA
- a CDS encoding sugar ABC transporter substrate-binding protein, protein MESLDRRRRVAGLGLVVLTVAGGLTACSGTSGESSGGDAPAGASQAAGGGTYTIWDPYPQFDDTSDWVKLLGQCGTQAGVTVKRTGYDTTDLTNKALLAAQQGNSPDVLIVDNPVVSTLAEAGVLTSTDETKIDTSAVSPNLLAAGQIGGKTYGIPIGANTLALYYNKDVLKKAGVDAGDVKDWASLTAALEKVKAAGKKGITFSAIGTEEGSFQFLPWFWGSGANLTTLDSPEGVAALSLWTDWVKKGYAPNSVINNTQTTSWQEFATGDFAFAENGTWQLANAKKAGFPYGIIPIPAKDGGAAPAPTGGEFVSVPVQQDTARYATTQKLVTCLASTDNSLATDTTLSYIAPTEEVQAKQVEQNPDLKVWVEAVTAAKGRTSDDLGTKYPKISEPLWKATQAALSESQPPQEALAAAQTAAASATQ, encoded by the coding sequence ATGGAAAGCCTTGACAGGAGACGGCGCGTCGCCGGCCTGGGCCTGGTGGTCCTCACCGTCGCGGGCGGCCTGACCGCGTGCTCCGGAACCTCCGGCGAGTCCTCCGGCGGCGACGCTCCGGCGGGCGCGAGCCAGGCGGCCGGCGGCGGGACGTACACGATCTGGGATCCGTACCCGCAGTTCGACGACACCTCCGACTGGGTGAAGCTGCTCGGCCAGTGCGGGACGCAGGCCGGGGTGACCGTCAAGCGGACCGGTTACGACACCACCGACCTGACCAACAAGGCACTGCTCGCGGCGCAGCAGGGCAACTCGCCGGACGTGCTCATCGTGGACAACCCGGTCGTCTCGACCCTGGCCGAGGCGGGGGTGCTGACCTCGACGGACGAGACGAAGATCGACACCTCGGCCGTCTCGCCGAACCTGCTCGCGGCGGGCCAGATCGGCGGCAAGACGTACGGCATCCCGATCGGGGCCAACACCCTCGCGCTGTACTACAACAAGGACGTGCTGAAGAAGGCCGGGGTGGACGCCGGCGACGTCAAGGACTGGGCGTCGCTGACGGCGGCGCTGGAGAAGGTGAAGGCGGCGGGCAAGAAGGGCATCACGTTCTCCGCGATCGGCACCGAGGAGGGCAGCTTCCAGTTCCTGCCGTGGTTCTGGGGCTCCGGCGCGAACCTGACCACGCTGGACTCGCCGGAGGGTGTCGCGGCGCTGTCGCTGTGGACCGACTGGGTGAAGAAGGGGTACGCCCCCAACTCGGTGATCAACAACACCCAGACGACCAGCTGGCAGGAGTTCGCGACCGGCGACTTCGCCTTCGCCGAGAACGGCACCTGGCAGCTCGCCAACGCGAAGAAGGCCGGCTTCCCGTACGGCATCATCCCGATCCCCGCCAAGGACGGCGGCGCCGCTCCCGCCCCCACCGGCGGCGAGTTCGTGAGCGTCCCCGTGCAGCAGGACACCGCCCGTTACGCGACGACGCAGAAGCTCGTGACCTGCTTGGCCAGCACCGACAACTCACTGGCCACCGACACCACGTTGTCGTACATCGCCCCGACCGAGGAGGTGCAGGCGAAGCAGGTCGAGCAGAACCCGGACCTGAAGGTGTGGGTGGAGGCGGTCACGGCGGCCAAGGGCCGCACCAGCGACGACCTCGGCACGAAGTACCCCAAGATCTCCGAGCCCCTGTGGAAGGCGACGCAGGCCGCGTTGAGCGAATCGCAGCCGCCGCAGGAGGCGCTGGCCGCCGCCCAGACCGCGGCGGCCAGCGCCACCCAGTAG
- a CDS encoding helix-turn-helix transcriptional regulator encodes MPPQRYTAFDNRPDIAAPAPPRPVSPLIGRESQCREIEAAVQGLSQSRPAFLEISGDPGTGKTALLAEVVRIAREAEIAVFAGRPQPVDGDLAFGAIVDALDGRLSVAASERLHRLPAAQRDVLAAVFPSLAADASAPSPPDVAAPYRAGHAVRALLEDLASSRPVALVLDDLHQADAGTVDVVCRLMCTPPRAPVLLAFAHRHRQVSPRLRATADSARDVARLRLEPLAESHAGVLLGEDLPAQARGELYRASEGNPGYLRALADVLEQGPPGIDEADIAPVPPWFASALAAEVARLSALGGLVIAACAVLGDPITVPSVAAVAEVGEQDAYSAIDEIASHDLIRLVAGTGRFGFRHSLVRRAVYHNVSPGWRLGAHARAARSSAGGRASAVETAPHLTRVATPGDRAAVALLAAAADEVEAARPRQAAQWRRAALELLPDDGNRPDDGNRPNDGNRPNGETGPYAGNRPDGEDAQADRNQRSGERGQAAVRTGLLLALGRACEAAGQLRQGCDALAEALRLIPPGAGGRRAVVAADQARLLHDLGRSGEARALVRTELAHARDEADRAALSFERAWLEVSSGSPGAAHADAARAVHIADRLGLRLLGCAARGMLAVSAVLAGTPSAGTFDDLPRAAAVLDALPDEELTARPDAPLWIGWAALVLERPHDAIRHLDRAVAAGRSAGRQAVVSHALVARVAALCAVGLLTAAKESADEAVRAAWLSGSAALHSSVLAARCLVTARMGDLDALRRHLAEYGTPVVQGWPGALAAGMVAEARPAAGGPGGHRILIDANGLTAGTTADLTVPVVGSAAAGPHSTAGPQSATGPQSTAEPRSTAGPPAAERPGAASLTERERQIARLVSEGLKNREIADRLYVTQKTVEMHLSRIFAKLGVSNRVGVARTLYAAPTT; translated from the coding sequence GTGCCGCCGCAACGCTATACGGCCTTTGACAACAGGCCGGACATCGCGGCCCCTGCGCCACCCCGGCCGGTCAGCCCGCTTATCGGACGGGAGTCGCAATGCCGGGAGATCGAGGCCGCGGTCCAGGGCCTGTCGCAGAGCCGCCCGGCCTTCCTCGAAATCAGCGGAGATCCCGGAACCGGCAAGACCGCGTTGCTCGCCGAGGTGGTCCGCATCGCACGGGAGGCGGAGATCGCGGTGTTCGCCGGACGGCCGCAGCCGGTGGACGGCGACCTGGCGTTCGGCGCGATCGTCGACGCGCTGGACGGCCGGCTCTCCGTCGCCGCGAGCGAACGGCTCCACCGGCTGCCGGCGGCGCAGCGGGACGTGCTGGCGGCCGTCTTCCCCTCACTGGCGGCGGACGCCTCCGCGCCGTCGCCGCCGGACGTCGCGGCGCCCTACCGCGCGGGTCACGCCGTTCGGGCGCTGCTGGAGGATCTCGCGTCGTCCCGGCCGGTCGCCCTCGTCCTCGACGATCTGCATCAGGCCGACGCGGGCACCGTCGACGTGGTGTGCCGGCTGATGTGCACTCCGCCCCGCGCCCCCGTGCTCCTGGCCTTCGCGCATCGGCACCGGCAGGTGTCCCCGCGGCTGCGCGCCACAGCCGACTCGGCGCGGGATGTCGCCCGGCTGCGCCTGGAACCCCTGGCCGAAAGTCACGCCGGGGTTCTGCTCGGTGAGGACCTGCCCGCGCAGGCACGCGGGGAGCTGTATCGGGCGAGCGAGGGCAATCCCGGCTACCTCCGTGCCCTGGCGGACGTGCTGGAGCAGGGCCCGCCCGGCATCGACGAGGCTGACATCGCCCCGGTGCCGCCGTGGTTCGCCTCGGCGCTGGCCGCCGAGGTCGCCCGCCTCTCGGCCCTGGGAGGACTGGTCATCGCCGCGTGCGCGGTGCTCGGCGACCCGATCACCGTGCCGTCGGTGGCCGCGGTCGCGGAGGTCGGCGAGCAGGACGCCTATTCGGCGATCGACGAGATCGCCTCCCACGACCTCATCCGCCTCGTGGCGGGGACCGGGCGGTTCGGGTTCCGGCACTCCCTGGTCCGCCGTGCCGTCTATCACAATGTGAGTCCCGGCTGGCGACTCGGCGCCCACGCGCGGGCCGCCCGGTCATCGGCCGGCGGCCGGGCGTCCGCCGTCGAGACGGCGCCGCACCTCACGCGAGTCGCCACGCCGGGCGACCGCGCCGCCGTCGCGCTCCTCGCCGCGGCCGCCGACGAGGTCGAGGCCGCGCGTCCGCGGCAGGCGGCCCAGTGGCGGCGGGCGGCGCTCGAACTGCTGCCGGACGACGGGAACAGGCCGGACGACGGGAACAGGCCGAACGACGGGAACAGGCCGAACGGCGAGACCGGGCCGTACGCCGGGAACCGGCCGGACGGCGAGGACGCGCAGGCCGACAGGAACCAGCGGTCCGGCGAGCGCGGGCAGGCCGCCGTTCGCACCGGCCTGCTGCTGGCGCTCGGCAGAGCCTGCGAGGCGGCGGGCCAGTTGCGGCAGGGCTGCGACGCCCTGGCCGAGGCCCTGCGGCTGATCCCGCCCGGCGCGGGCGGCCGGCGCGCCGTCGTGGCCGCCGACCAGGCCCGCCTTCTGCACGACCTGGGCCGGTCCGGCGAGGCGCGCGCCCTGGTGCGCACCGAGCTGGCGCACGCCCGGGACGAGGCCGACCGCGCGGCCCTGTCGTTCGAACGGGCGTGGCTCGAAGTGTCGAGCGGGTCCCCCGGCGCGGCGCACGCCGACGCCGCGCGGGCCGTCCACATCGCCGATCGGCTCGGCCTGCGCCTGCTGGGCTGCGCGGCGCGCGGGATGCTCGCCGTTTCGGCGGTCCTCGCCGGCACGCCGTCCGCGGGGACGTTCGACGACCTTCCCCGAGCCGCCGCGGTCCTCGACGCGCTCCCCGACGAGGAGCTCACGGCGCGCCCGGACGCACCGCTCTGGATCGGGTGGGCCGCTCTCGTGCTCGAACGGCCGCACGACGCGATACGGCATCTCGATCGTGCCGTGGCCGCCGGCAGGTCGGCCGGCAGGCAGGCGGTCGTCAGCCACGCGCTGGTCGCACGCGTCGCGGCGCTGTGTGCCGTCGGCCTGCTCACGGCGGCGAAAGAGAGCGCCGACGAGGCCGTTCGCGCGGCCTGGCTGTCCGGCAGCGCCGCGCTTCACTCCTCGGTGCTCGCGGCGCGCTGCCTGGTCACTGCCCGCATGGGCGACCTCGACGCCCTGCGACGCCACCTGGCCGAGTACGGCACGCCCGTGGTCCAGGGCTGGCCCGGAGCGCTCGCCGCCGGGATGGTCGCGGAGGCGAGACCGGCCGCGGGCGGCCCCGGTGGCCACCGGATCCTGATCGACGCGAACGGCCTGACGGCCGGCACGACCGCGGACCTGACCGTGCCGGTGGTCGGATCAGCCGCCGCCGGACCGCACAGCACCGCCGGACCGCAGAGCGCCACCGGACCGCAGAGCACCGCCGAACCACGAAGCACCGCCGGGCCGCCCGCCGCCGAGCGGCCGGGCGCGGCCTCCCTCACCGAACGCGAACGGCAGATAGCCCGGCTGGTCAGCGAGGGGCTGAAGAACCGGGAGATCGCCGACCGGCTCTACGTGACGCAGAAGACCGTGGAGATGCACCTGTCGCGGATCTTCGCCAAGCTCGGTGTGTCCAACCGGGTCGGAGTCGCCCGCACCCTCTACGCGGCACCCACGACCTGA
- a CDS encoding LacI family DNA-binding transcriptional regulator, with product MGRPERHATIADVAALAGVSVGTASKALNGRGSLREETRTRVRDAARQLSFQANAGARSLHSGRTYTVGMITTDTIGRFSIPVLMGAEDALGAGEMSVFLCDGRDDPIREQYYVKTLLSRRVDGIIVTGRRTEARMSIGPSLPVPVVYAFISSVDPGDCSVVPDEAGGARKAVEHLLAVGRTRIAHVTGPEHHNSARVRAAAALERLAEAGLQPVAPPLFGGWSEAWGRQAVGILLAGRTEFDAVFCGSDQIARGVGDALRAAGRRVPQDVALIGFDNWDVMTDGAQPPLTSVDMDLEGLGRSAAEMLLAAINGTASPGRHAHPCRLVVRESTIVPLA from the coding sequence GTGGGGAGACCGGAGCGTCACGCCACCATCGCCGACGTCGCGGCACTGGCCGGGGTATCGGTGGGCACGGCCTCCAAAGCGCTCAACGGGCGCGGGTCGCTGCGCGAGGAGACCCGGACGCGCGTGCGTGACGCCGCCCGGCAGCTCAGCTTCCAGGCCAACGCCGGTGCGCGGAGCCTGCACTCGGGGCGCACCTACACCGTCGGGATGATCACCACGGACACCATCGGCCGGTTCAGCATCCCGGTCCTTATGGGCGCCGAGGACGCGCTCGGCGCCGGGGAGATGTCGGTCTTCCTCTGCGACGGCCGGGACGACCCCATCCGTGAGCAGTACTACGTCAAAACCCTGCTCAGCCGCCGGGTCGACGGGATCATCGTGACCGGCCGGCGCACCGAGGCGCGCATGTCCATCGGCCCGAGCCTGCCCGTTCCCGTGGTGTACGCCTTCATCAGTTCCGTCGACCCGGGGGACTGCTCGGTGGTCCCCGACGAGGCGGGCGGAGCGCGGAAGGCGGTCGAGCACCTGCTGGCGGTCGGGCGCACCCGGATCGCCCACGTCACCGGGCCGGAGCATCACAACTCCGCGCGGGTGCGCGCGGCGGCGGCGCTGGAACGACTGGCCGAGGCAGGTCTCCAACCGGTCGCGCCGCCGCTGTTCGGCGGCTGGAGCGAGGCGTGGGGCCGGCAGGCCGTCGGAATCCTGCTGGCGGGCCGGACGGAGTTCGACGCCGTCTTCTGCGGCAGCGACCAGATCGCCCGCGGGGTGGGCGACGCGCTGCGCGCCGCCGGGCGGCGGGTCCCGCAGGACGTCGCCCTCATCGGTTTCGACAACTGGGACGTGATGACCGACGGCGCCCAGCCACCGCTGACCAGCGTCGACATGGATCTCGAAGGTCTCGGCCGGTCGGCGGCCGAGATGCTGCTGGCCGCCATCAACGGCACCGCCTCTCCGGGCCGGCACGCGCACCCTTGCCGGCTCGTGGTGCGCGAGTCGACCATCGTGCCGCTCGCCTGA
- a CDS encoding LuxR C-terminal-related transcriptional regulator — protein MDSQACRNSVLQGFGLDNASESVYLTILADPGSTVADLTLRLALGEDDVRAALDRLRRLSLLRPSREDPGVLCPVSPGIALEALIKHQEAELVHRQNRIAESRAAIAVLEAEYAITRHASGDVLERLADIDAIRERLVQLARDARHEFLSLTPVGTPSAESTASRMLDEQMLERGVAVRALFLDTIDRDPVTSGHARRLTWLGGRVRTLPVLPIRMIIVDREVAMVPVDPEHVALGAVLVRGEGMVMAMRTLFDLMWERGRDFGASRTRDRDGLTDQERELLRFLCEGHTDEAVARKLGISTRTCRRITADLMNRLGARSRFQAGARAAERGWFRYPAPEPGFWADAPTS, from the coding sequence GTGGATTCGCAGGCTTGCCGCAACAGTGTGCTGCAGGGTTTCGGTTTGGATAATGCCAGCGAGTCGGTTTACCTGACGATTCTGGCGGATCCTGGCAGCACGGTAGCCGATCTGACCCTCCGGCTGGCCCTGGGCGAGGACGACGTCCGGGCCGCGCTGGACCGTCTGCGACGGCTCTCGCTGCTCCGGCCGTCTCGGGAGGACCCGGGCGTGTTGTGCCCGGTGAGCCCGGGAATCGCCCTGGAAGCCCTCATCAAGCACCAGGAGGCCGAGCTGGTCCACCGGCAGAACCGGATCGCGGAGAGCCGGGCGGCGATCGCCGTGCTGGAGGCCGAGTACGCGATCACCCGGCACGCGTCCGGAGACGTCCTCGAACGCCTCGCGGACATCGACGCGATCCGTGAGCGGCTGGTGCAGCTCGCCCGCGACGCCCGCCACGAGTTCCTGTCCCTGACGCCGGTCGGCACGCCGTCCGCCGAGAGCACGGCGAGCCGGATGCTGGACGAGCAGATGCTGGAGCGCGGGGTGGCCGTCCGCGCCCTCTTCCTCGACACCATCGACCGGGATCCGGTCACCTCGGGCCATGCCCGCCGGCTCACGTGGCTGGGTGGCCGGGTGCGCACCCTTCCGGTGCTGCCGATCCGGATGATCATCGTGGACCGTGAGGTGGCGATGGTCCCGGTCGATCCCGAGCACGTCGCGCTGGGCGCGGTGCTGGTCCGCGGCGAGGGCATGGTCATGGCGATGCGCACGCTGTTCGACCTGATGTGGGAACGCGGCCGGGACTTCGGCGCGTCCCGCACCCGCGACCGCGACGGTCTCACCGACCAGGAGCGCGAGCTGCTGAGGTTCCTGTGTGAGGGGCACACCGACGAGGCGGTCGCCCGCAAACTCGGGATCTCCACCAGGACCTGCCGCCGGATCACCGCGGACCTGATGAACCGGCTGGGCGCCCGCAGCCGGTTCCAGGCCGGGGCACGGGCGGCGGAACGCGGCTGGTTCCGCTATCCCGCGCCCGAGCCCGGCTTCTGGGCTGACGCCCCGACCTCGTGA